The Quercus lobata isolate SW786 unplaced genomic scaffold, ValleyOak3.0 Primary Assembly Scq3eQI_1851, whole genome shotgun sequence genome includes the window agaatattaaatgacaataacagcagctttccctggatattttagatctttcttccatgttccagtcctataccgtttttacccttccctttgggggtactgtgggtctgccgaggcctgaactaccctcggcggtacccaaaggctatttcgttgaacttgggccataatcctcctcggcttgggcctttggactctccctgggcctttggactctccctgggtagatgggcctggcccataaatcatttgcgccCCACATATCTCATTTTTCTATGTTTGCTATAAGATAgagttgtttaaaaaaaaaaaaaagttagtggaaaacaattttttttaaaataagccaaattttttatattgattaaagatagttttcctttaacTAATTTATTCTAATGCTACAAAACACtagaaaaactatctttacacaatATTTTCCATCTACAATTGTTGGAACTATTTCAAGAATTCTTACTACTAgccataaataaaattttttaaaaaataattctttattatAACTATCCgactattagtttttttttttttttttctactgaATAAACTTCAGTATTattaatcaaagaagaaaaaacaaaatagaaatgcttacttatttattttacgTACATCATCCAAATCTCTTTTGATTTATATTGTATTAATTCTGAGTCCTTTTTAATCTAGGcaaattctttctctttcttaagcTTTTCAAAAAGAGAGATTTCTATTTTAGAGAGTGGTTTTATATAATTTCTTCCATAATTAagaattcctaaaaaaattaaatattttttatctataAGATTTTCagtaaattttcttattttagaaattatatgTTCTTGTAGTTTGAAATCtgattgatataaaattaaGCCTAAGAATTCTATAGATTACTTTTTCGGCTCAAATTTCATGtcagtacccaaaaaaaaaaaaaatcgttgaAATTGTTGGGCCTGAAGGCCCTGACCTAAATTATATGTTGAGTGGGCATGAGCATGGTGAATAGAAAAGATTGTTGAGTGCACAGTGGACTTCGGCCTTAATTAATCCAGTTTGGGCTGAACGCACAAGTATTGTGCTTGAACCAAGAAGGTATGTGGTGAACCATGTAGTCCAACTCAGCTCCCATCACTAATGGACCCAACTCCTATCAACTCTAGTGTCATCCTAGACTCAAATCCATCTAAGGCCCAATTTCTTTTATGCATGTAGAACTTGTGAGGAGCAAGTTCAAAATCATTGTGCAATGGAGAAAATGACATCAGGATGAGTGATGGTGTTACTTCAAATATTGTGGATTCATTAGATTCACTAACAATAGGGATCTGAGAGATGCacaatgttcaaaaaaattgtgtaagaATGACAATCTGTAGTTTTCTTAATACAAATTAACCAAATCTTGGGCTATGAAATGAATTGGGAACACCAGGGGCAATTTGATAGGTTTTGGAAATACCATGTTAAAGGCAAGGAGTTACTATTCTTTAGGAtgatttatttagattttttttttttttttgggaataaaaaGTATGATTTGAATGTGAAGATTTgcttagaaaaaaaagaaaaaaagaaaaaaatcatatggCTACAATACATCAATTTCCCTATTTCCCCATCTTCTAAATGAAGTTTCTTTTGCACTAGTTGGATGGCACTCTTCAaataacttaataaaaaaaattaaaaatagtagaAGTAATAAATCTTCAAAGAGAGATCAAAGAAAGAGCAACATAATCACAAATGAGTTTAGAATAAGAAAAACCCGCAATGATTATGTTAAGCCCTATGATAAAATTCTTGATGGAAATACACAAAAAACCTATTTAATGTCAAATTGCCTAATTGTATAAAACATAGGTAATATTCGGAAAGCAATTAGTCAATTAAAAGGAACAACAACCATATAACTAAGTTAATTTGCAACTTATCTTTGGGCACAGAGTTTCATTCTTCTAATATTTGTTTGTACTCCTACATTGGTGTCTCCCCAATTTTATGCTCCTCTGAGAAACTATGGCCAATCGGTCCAATCTATTGCACTTATTTGGCTTGCAGTAGCAAATTTCTTGGTCCAGGCTCTTGCTTTTTCTTCAAACTGAATTCTTTGAGTCTTATAGATGTGAGCAATCTCAAAATCAATAGGGTCATCAGGATCAGGGTCATTGAAGCGTGCATAGATTACTAGGAGAACATGTGAAATGGTTGTTGCTGGGCACCATAATGTCTCAAGACATAACCTGCCTTGCTGGTCAATGTTTGGGTGATAAACCTACAAAGTTGCACAATGatatcattaaaacaaaatcaaatcatgaTCAATCAGCTTATCAACTATTATATTTAATGAAAGACTAACAAATTATATTCCTACAgtttacaataattttaattttacaccctaaacttttaaatttttaatttactcCCCCAATGTTAGGTATTATTTGGATTTGCTCCCGTCTGTCAGTTCATTGTGTCTAGCTTTCCATGAACTGCCAAATGGACACCCCAACGACAccttttatatttgaatttgttttgattttacaCCCTCTATATatgtgtttgttttgattttgcatTCTTTATGTTTGAGATTGTTTTGACTTTGCACTCTCTATGTTtgggtttttatattttatattttttatatatatattaattttgaacTTAATGGACAGCTAGGCATGGGGAATTAACGAGAGGGAATAAATCTAGAAAATACCTAATGCTAGGGGATTAgatcaattttttgaaactttggaGGTAAAATCAAACTTATCCCAAATTTTAGGggtataatttgtaatttagtcaTAATAAAATGATTGTGTGATGGTTTTGGCTCTTAGCACTAAACTGCTCATGCATAAAGACCTCTTAAACTACAAGCTTAAGAATCCCATAGGAAGGTCTCAAATAAGCACACaagataaataaaacaacaaaaaccaagTTTTAATCCCCAAAATTTGGGGTCGGCTAAAGATCCTCAACAAATAATCAACATTTATTACAAGTATTCTTTTCCATCATTTTATCCAAAGTCACACTCTTTAACTTCTTAATTagtatgtcattttttttttttttttaataacttctGCCAATGTTAAGAAGCAAGAATTGGGCAACaaggaaaaatattagtatGCCCCCATTTACCCTCCCATAGCAATTACAATTGTTAGAAGCCACGGAAGACAAAAACAGAAATTGGGGGTTAAAAAGAAGGCTTCCTTTGCAAATTAAAAGGAAAGGCATGAAGAATTTTTTGCTATACCTGATTCGGATCACAATTGTTATACTGTATTGAAAGATAACTGCCTTTTATGAAGGTAAGGTGATCCTCCAGaaggctttatttatttattttcttatttatagcCTAATTTCTTTTGAACTTACTTTATGTTTATTATTGCTCCAATTGTTTGTTCTATGATCTATTATCCACATTAGTGGTGTTTATTATACACCCAAAAGCAACTGTAATTGTGATTTGAAGTCAAGATTTCCAAGTTAGAAATTGTCAATTGCATTTTGGGttatgtaaaattgtgtaaaacaGTTTGTGTGCAACAAGTTTAACTCTATACACATTTGATCTCAATATTGTcagtaaaattttatataacaaGGTTCATTTCTAGTTACGAAGACAATTAAAGcaaataatcaaattttaaaaaagggaAGGCTGTCAAATGTCAATATACCTTGGTTTGGAACGTGACTTTGGGAGCTTTGAATGGGTGTTGATCAGAGAAATGGATGTCTAAGAGAAAGACTCCACCAGCATAAGGGCTACTTTGGGGACCAATTATGATTCCTTCCCAATGGAACAGGCTATCAACAAACCTAACTCTGCAACCTTCTGGAGGATCTGTCTGGAAATTCTGGTACTCAGCTAGAACTCTCTTATTAATCAACCCACTTGCTGAACTCAACAAAGATAAATTCTTGCCCCAAATATCAGCTGTTAGACCACCAAATCCGCAGTTTTAGTGACTGatttaataatgaaaagaagaaactgaaatAAAAACTAGTGAGAGTCTACACAAAGATGATGAATTAGACAACTTTAAGATTGCATCTCATTTATCTGAGCTCTTATAAAAACATCCTAATGAAAATGGATAAAATGATCAATTTTCTCTGGCTTGAACAAGTGAACAACTTCAACCCAATTTCCAAACCCATATATAGGAAAGGCTCTTGGAAAAGTACAATCGATTAGATCAATACGAAAACATTAATCGAACTACAAACTTGTTTTTCTGGGTTTAAAAGACTTACCTTAATCATGATTCCAAATAATAGCCTATAAACATAACGATCTTATAATTCAAGAAAACCTTAATAATAGAAAGAACTCTAAGATGGTATTACCAATAACGCATCTCCAAGTAGTACAGACAAGGCTACATCTTGCAAGATCCTTTGGGTCTATCCTCCTTATATTCAAGTGGCGTCTAAATATACGATCGATGAGATCTCTTGGTAGGTCAGACCATGAACGTTGAGCCATTGAAATACAAAAGAAGCTCAAGCTTAAAATTTGAGGGGCAGGTTTGGTTACCAGTATAATTTGTTGGATTTTAGGGAATGGGAATTTATGAACTAAGACAGAGTTTCACAAAATATGACAAGTAGCAGTTGGATAACTTCTCTATGAAGGAAAATGCAAAGCTTTAATCTATTAATTAAGTCAAGTTTAATTAAGTCAAGTCGTGACAAAGTCAGGGCATATTTTATATTCCCATGAGTTCATGACAATACTATTCTAGATTCTAAATatggtttgtttgtttctatGGCATTAATGGAATTTATGAGCCAAGATAAACAATAGAGTTTCACAGAAATAATACTAGCCTTACTAGGAAAGCTTTTCTATGAAGGAAAATGCAAAACTCCTAGTcctatctaatatatatatatatatatatatataggaataaTTCAAGTCGTGAAAACTTTTTCCATGACATTACCATTCTTGAGGATGATTGGAGGAGAAgaataaattctttttaatcCACTGACAAAAAATTGATActaatgaccaaaaaaaaaaaccaaaaaaaaaaaaaacaaaaccaaaagttATCCACAAGTTAGAATaagttaaaagtaaaatttaaaaagtagaGTAAAACTTTTTGTGAGAGAGAATTGAGCCAATGCACCAGGTGCAATACCTAACAATTTCATATCTCAGTCTTATATTGAGCTACAAAACCAAGTGATGTATATAGAATCATTTGGTATTATCGTAGAAAGTACAACTTTAATTGTTGAGTTTTAATTGTAAAGCTTTTGATGTGAGAAATAACAAAAGATGATTGTAGCGTACAGGTGCCTTTGACTTGGGCACAAAGCTCTTCAAGTAGGGGAGGAGAGTTAGACTTGGTTCTCTTCGCAGGATTGACCTCACTCcaagacacaaagaaaaagtaTATGTATATGGGTCATGTTAATAGGTGCCTTTAAAGctattgttaataaaccatattaagaaagttttaataccgCTTTCATGAAAGGGAACAAATTATTGAGTATACAGCAGATTTTGACCTTAATTAATCTAGCTTGGGCTGAATGCACAAGTATTGTGAACCACGTAGTCCAACTCGGCTCCCATCACTAATGGACCCAACTCCAATCAACTCTAGTGCCATTCTAGACTCAAATCCATCTAAGGCccaattttcttttaagcatgtaGAACTTATGCAGGGGCTACAGAGGTCAGACATTGTGAGGAGCATGTGCAAAATCATTGTGCATTGGAGAAAATAACACCATGGACGAATGACAGTGTAACTTCAATTCTTGTGGATTCATAAGATGCAACAACGTTTAGAAGAATTTTCTCAAGGGCCTTGACTATTGGGATCTAAGCAAATGCacaatgttcaaaaaaattgtgtaagaATATAGACAATTCGTATGTAGTTCTCTTAATATTAAGGGATAATTatactttacccacctgtggtttgcctctaattctatgtgcccacctgtggtttaaattttgacactttgcccacctgtgaTTCTCATCGTTACCCAGCTGTAACCCACCTCTCTACTttccgttactctaacacagaaaatgtaaaaatcaaaaccccaaatGGATCAAAACACTCCTCACATGAAGAACATGCACAAACATGATGAACATGCACAAACATAAATTGATCCAATCTGGACTGACTAGTTGTATCAATGCTTTCCCAAGCAAAAGGGTCCCAAGAAATAAGAGTTACACTTTGCACGAAGAAATAAAGccataaaagaaaagagaagaagaaactaATTATAGCCAAGCAGAACCCAAACCACAACATCCAAAAATCAAACACCTTACCCACACAAATCTATAGCCAAACTCCGAAAATCTACCAAGAACAAACCACAACCTCAGCAAAAACCCAAACACCTTAACTACACAAACCCACAGGCCACAGCCAAGCAGGACCCACAAAACAAAAGCCCACCAAACCCATctcttccaaaaaatacaaaaccccaTTCAAACTCAAATGCCTTGCCCAGGTTACAAAGCACAAAGGCCGAACCCACCAAGCCAAGACCCATGACACCATAGCCATGGTTGAATCAACTTCTCTCCATCAGCCATCGGTGTTGCCTAACCGCATAGAAGGACCGTCGCAGGGAGCATCTCTATCAAATTAAAACTGACACCGTACATCCTcgtcttcttctccttctttgtTCTTCAAATCTTGGCCGTCGATAATTTGTTGACTTTTGGTGGGGTTCTGATCAGACAGAAGGAGGTCGCGATTGAAGACTGAGAAAATCGGATCGATCTGACTATCCAACACGACCACGTCGTCCTCGGCTTTACAAACGGACACGAACTTGGTTTCGCTTTGATTCACAAAATATAGATCTTGCCAAACATCAAATGGTTTGTAAATTGTGTAGGAGGATTAATAACCtgaagtttctttttttattttttgtgggtatttgattaaattagaaaatcaatttgaaattcagaaatttggatgttttttcatttctgGGTCTGATTCTCACTTGCTGGttattggattttttctttctttcttggatttaatttggttttgttgCTTCAAATTTACTAAGTTGTTTGAAGAAGCACTTGACACGTACTAGCATTGCATTGCATTGTGTAGGTTCTTCATTGGGTTGGATGggagtgagtgagttttggAAGAGAGTGAGTTTTGATCCGTGTGGAGTTCTGTTCTTTACCTTTtttgtgttagagtaacggaaATTGGAGAGGTAGGTTACGGCTGGGTAACGGTGAGAATCATAGGCAGacaaagtgtcaaaatttaaaccacGGGTGGGCACATAAAATTAGAGGCACACCACAGGTGgacaaagtgtaattatccctaatattaattaatcaaactCTTGGGCTATAAAACCAATTGGGCACACTCGTGGCaatttcatagttttttttttttttttttggaaataccaCTTTAAGGCAACATGGAGTTACTATTCCTGAGGATGATTTATTTAGAACTTCTTTTTTGGATCAAAACTATGATTTGAATGTGAAGATTAGCTtataaaacaaaggaaaaatattatgtatatgAGCCTAGTCTTCCATTTCATTGAAACTTTATATCCCTGGAGAACATTCAAGATTGATCCATAACACATGATATGCACACCAACTTGTGAGCTTACCATCTACCCATTATGTCCatcattttacattttaatttaggacgaagtttggctacaaacttaattgttacttaaggctacaacttcatttaatatctttttattagatgtgaattttgaaaaatctaccattggattacatttttttcttatatcctccatgtttattcaaagattaatagctatatcataaatcaattatttaaattgcaaggttttgtaatctaaaattatgtataaaaaataagtttatgaatcatatactaaataatattcgaatgacacaaaatttgacatgtgtgttaaaagtgtaaagaacatgtaatccaacggttaaaattttcaaatatgtacaatgttaattttttaaatgaagttgtGGCATTTgactacaactaagtttgtaactaaactttatcttttaatttatatgtCTTAATATTAATGATCTGTTTGGTTGAAGGGGTGAAAAATTAGGAGAATAGAAAAtggtgagaggatggaaaagtgggaggatagaaaagattttaatttctctcctttttgtttggttgggagtggaaaagtggagaaatggaaaaagcgagtttgtataaatttactcatatatctttgttaaaaaatgatggccaattaaaacaaaaaagtgacaaacaaccaaaaaaaaaaaaaaaaaaaaagcaatcacccaatttattaaaaagtaaaaatcataTCTAGTTGtagggttaagggcccaaatgGTATATTGGGCGTTGGCCGAGAGTATAGTGATTCGAGAACAAATGAATGGTGTTGGATGGATCAAGCTTGGAATCTAATGAGTAAGATACGAACGAAAGGGTGGTTCGAGAAGAAATGTCTCATCGGATAGGTTAAGCACGGTTCAAATGTGTATCCTAAAGATTCAAGGTAACCTTCCAGGAAGCTCCAATGGTAGGTAGGTGTATCTCAAGTGTACCAAAAGGATATAAGctcagaaatatctaagagaaagctgctaccactgcattaaatgctctgttGTTAAatttctggctgcattaatatagagaagacccctgaagaGTGCCGTCTTGGCTATTCCAACTCACAGAGAACTTGAgggggtgtccgatgggacaagcactcaagtagtggcttagatgatcaacaagttgATCAAGATCGCTTAAAGGAGACTATATAATATGAGAAACCCTCCATgaagaaagggggaaaaaatagagaaaaggcATTGTAACAATCTAAATTGTATTTGTGCTCTGTTTAGTTGATTTTTATGAAAACTCTCTACGGACAGTGAATTCATTCAACTCTATGTTCTTTGTTCTTGCTTAATCATCTTCTACATCCATACTAGTCGTTATCAAATTCATTAAGGCCTAGTTctttaacccactctctacaaattcattgttttgggctttttgggcctaagtccattcaTCCTGGACTAAGTCTTGAATatggtccttacaattggcgccgtctgtggggataACTTGTGTAATAATGACTGCAATGGTGAAGCATGGTAGGATCAGGTCCTCATCAGCCAGAGCCCGTGGGGTCCCAATGACAGGACCATTTCCTTAATCTTGAATGTGGGAGAGATCAAGAGGGTAGCGTGCATACTAGGCACACAAGCAGAAGCCACTCTCGAATTGGAAGTCACGTCTTTCAAGAGCAACATAATAGAGTCATGCAATTGAAGATTGATCGTTTAAAGAGGAAGCTGCACTATGCACGGTGAGAATGAACCCCCTTCAATTCTAACGTTTCCTCTGAGGGCGAAGCAAATGCAAGTTACAGGCGAAGGTCAAGAACTCCATCCAGCGAGTCCTTTTCCTACGATGAAGAACACCATCATAGGTGTAGATACAAGAGCCCGCTGCACAGAGGTTTGGGAAATGACACTATGAGCAAAATGTTGAACTAGATTTCCAGGTCACCCTTCACGCAAAAGATTGAAGTGGCAATACTTCCTCAGCGTTTCCATTAGCCAACGTTCACCATCTACAATGGTCGAACGGATCTCGTGGAACATGTGAGCCATTTTAATTAGAGAATGACTGTTCATTCCAAGGATGAAgccttgatgtgtaaggtgttCTCATCCATTCTGGGACCCATggcaatgaggtggttcaacggcctaAGGGCAGATTCCGTAGATTCCTTCAAGGGGCTCACCTGGGCATTTGGCTCTCATTTTATCACGGGCAGTAGAGTTCCTCGGCCCTTGGATTTCTTACTATCCTTATCCATGGGAGAAGGGGAGACCCTAAAGACATACTTGGATAGATATTGGAAGATGTTCAACAAAATAGATGGCGACTTTGACGATGTGGCCATTAGTACTTTCAATGTCGGCCTTCTAGCCGAGCATAGTTTAAGGAAATCTTTGACCGGCAAACATGTCACTAGTGTGAGCCAACTTATAAACCAAATTGATAAGTATAAGAGAGTGGAGGAAGACCAACaacaaggggctgaacttaaGACTCGAAGACTTAACCACCTACGATTCTCCTCTGGTAAGTTTTGATAGGAAGGTCATCATTCCAAGGGGTCAGATTAGACTACCCATGCAAACTAGTTTAGAGGTGGTGGATGCTTATTCCCCCTACACGGCTATTTTGGCTAAACCCTAGATTCATACCCTAGGAGTTGTCTCTTCTACTCtacaccaaaaggtgaaatacCTATCTAAGGGCCAAGTTAAAGAAATCCTTGGAAGTCAGTCCACGGCTAAGCAATGCATGGTGGCTGCCATATTGCATCGGCCCAAGATTGAGTCGTTGACCTCTGCTGAAAGGGGCTTATAGCAAACAAAAACTCTGGTGTTGCCTATCGACGGACGAACCTAGAGGCAAAATGTGAAGATTtagaaaatgtattattattaatgaaagttttcttTGTCAATatgttcttttgttgtataaagGCATTGTACTTCCCATTATTCATTCTTTgtaagtgattaaacagaacaTTAGTCATGCCTGGGTCCTCGGATCAGATactttgagaaaattaataatttatgacatctttataagtgtttaaacagaaccttagtcatgcttgggttctcggaccagatgctttggggaaataaacactctatgacatctttataagtgtttaaacagaaccttagtcatgcctgggtCCTTGAACGAGATGCTCTGGAGAAACTAACACtttatgac containing:
- the LOC115973698 gene encoding ubiquitin-conjugating enzyme E2 11-like; the protein is MAQRSWSDLPRDLIDRIFRRHLNIRRIDPKDLARCSLVCTTWRCVIADIWGKNLSLLSSASGLINKRVLAEYQNFQTDPPEGCRVRFVDSLFHWEGIIIGPQSSPYAGGVFLLDIHFSDQHPFKAPKVTFQTKVYHPNIDQQGRLCLETLWCPATTISHVLLVIYARFNDPDPDDPIDFEIAHIYKTQRIQFEEKARAWTKKFATASQISAIDWTDWP